A window from Anomaloglossus baeobatrachus isolate aAnoBae1 chromosome 5 unlocalized genomic scaffold, aAnoBae1.hap1 SUPER_5_unloc_17, whole genome shotgun sequence encodes these proteins:
- the LOC142258910 gene encoding gastrula zinc finger protein XlCGF66.1-like: MDMDRDKMAERILHLTLEILFRLTGEDYTVVKKTSSERCQAPVSEGWGRPLSPITGPPPHPPIHEDINDQKILELTYKMIELLTGEVPIRCQDVTVYFSMEEWEYLEGHKDLYKDVMMEVPQPLTSPVLSSKRTTPERCPCPLLPQDCKQEDPDVPQDVFPPGLSCKRYLLMYFPY, from the exons atggatatggacagggacaagatggcagagaggatattacacctcaccctagagatcctcttccggcttactggagag gattacacagtagtgaagaagacctctagtgagcgctgtcaggcccctgtgtctgagggatggggaagacccctgagcccaatcacggggcctccacctcaccccccgatacatgaggacatcaatgaccagaagatcctagaactcacctacaagatgattgagctgctgactggagag gttcctataaggtgtcaggacgtcaccgtctatttctccatggaggagtgggagtatttagaagggcacaaagatctgtacaaggatgtcatgatggaggttccccagcccctcacatcaccag ttctatccagtaagaggacaacaccagagagatgtccctgtcctcttctcccacaggactgtaaacaagaagatcccgatgttcctcaggatgtgtttcccccaggtctatcctgtaagagatatctactcatgtactttccgtactaa